A stretch of Bordetella petrii DNA encodes these proteins:
- a CDS encoding LysR family transcriptional regulator, producing MQENRPIDMQALRVFLATAQDCNMSKAAVRLGITQSAVSQSVRMLEDSFGTPLLNRSARPLTLTAAGMALFNRGRVLMEEALTLRGVVIEAAQGIKPSLRVGLVDSFAATCGTAFVRQLLRNTAQLSVRSGLSPNLGEALSRRELDLVISSRSLDLEGMANRTLMTEKFFLIAPKEAPVCRSAADIAALARALPIVRFNQQSHLGEQVDSALRRVGLNPPRRLEVETADTLTSMVAGGLGWAVTTPLCLLQGARSAPAVRQDFVADLNVERKLYLHFRKGEYGSLGRETFDTVCHVLESQTKAELKAINPILCNLIEIHSWSEDA from the coding sequence ATGCAAGAAAACCGCCCCATCGACATGCAAGCACTTCGCGTCTTCCTTGCCACCGCCCAGGACTGCAACATGTCCAAAGCGGCCGTGCGCCTGGGCATCACGCAGTCCGCGGTTTCCCAATCCGTTCGAATGCTGGAAGACAGCTTCGGAACACCGCTGCTCAACCGGTCGGCGCGTCCGCTCACGCTGACGGCTGCGGGAATGGCATTGTTCAATCGGGGCAGGGTGCTGATGGAAGAGGCATTGACCCTGCGCGGCGTGGTTATCGAGGCTGCCCAGGGCATCAAGCCCAGTTTGCGGGTCGGGCTGGTCGACTCCTTCGCCGCCACATGCGGCACCGCATTTGTCCGGCAACTGCTTCGAAATACCGCCCAGCTATCCGTGCGTTCCGGCTTGTCGCCAAACCTCGGCGAGGCACTCTCCCGCCGTGAACTCGATTTGGTCATCTCTTCGCGCTCCCTCGATCTGGAAGGCATGGCGAACCGCACCCTGATGACCGAGAAGTTTTTCCTGATCGCGCCCAAAGAAGCGCCCGTTTGCCGGTCAGCCGCGGATATAGCGGCGCTTGCCCGGGCGCTGCCCATCGTGCGTTTCAACCAGCAATCTCATTTGGGCGAACAAGTTGATAGTGCATTGCGGCGCGTCGGCCTCAATCCGCCTCGCCGCCTCGAAGTAGAAACAGCCGACACGCTGACCTCGATGGTGGCAGGCGGTCTCGGCTGGGCGGTGACAACACCGTTATGCCTTTTGCAAGGAGCCCGCTCGGCACCCGCCGTACGGCAGGACTTCGTCGCCGACCTGAATGTCGAACGAAAGCTCTACCTGCATTTCCGGAAGGGCGAGTACGGATCATTGGGGCGCGAGACTTTCGATACGGTCTGCCATGTACTGGAAAGCCAGACCAAAGCCGAGTTGAAGGCTATTAATCCCATCTTGTGCAATCTCATCGAAATACATTCCTGGAGCGAAGATGCTTGA
- a CDS encoding aspartate ammonia-lyase: MLDPLDSLRTESDYLGTVQIPCDALYGVNTVRGVDNLTVSQRPIGSERELVRAFAFCKWAAALANRDLGVLDDVQCDALVQACKELAEGQYDASMMVDFLEGSGGTSSNMNVNEVLANRAQQLLGGQPGVYDRVHPNDHVNRSQSTNDVYPAAMKIAAYALLAPMIEEVRLLAASLRRKAAEFRDVLHLGRTCLQDAQPMTLGQLFGGYTALAERLAAELERVRDDLRALPLGGTAIGTGFGAPKGYKARVYAHLVQLTEVDFQPAGDAFDAMQNLDTFTRVSAELRTCATSLGKIASDLILLSSGPNGGLAELELPAVQAGSSIMPGKINPVLPMAIVQIGFAVTGNDVCIAQANQAGQLEINHFEPVVADRLYDSIRLLRNGVRLFREKCVDGIRANVAANERHLLQSTAIATALIPTLGYAKVSAMVRQATAKHLNLLDVLQQQGLLAREQAIALTRESTAIDR, from the coding sequence ATGCTTGACCCCCTAGACAGCCTGCGGACGGAATCCGACTATCTGGGCACCGTCCAGATCCCCTGCGATGCCCTGTACGGCGTGAACACCGTCCGAGGCGTTGACAACCTGACGGTATCGCAGCGGCCCATCGGTTCTGAACGGGAACTCGTGCGTGCCTTCGCGTTCTGCAAATGGGCGGCGGCCCTGGCCAATCGCGATCTGGGGGTACTGGACGACGTCCAATGCGACGCCCTCGTGCAAGCATGCAAGGAACTCGCCGAGGGGCAATACGACGCCTCCATGATGGTGGACTTCCTGGAAGGATCCGGCGGCACCTCGTCAAATATGAACGTCAACGAGGTGTTGGCCAATCGCGCCCAGCAGCTGCTTGGCGGCCAACCCGGCGTCTACGACCGCGTGCATCCGAACGACCACGTCAACCGTTCGCAATCCACCAACGATGTCTACCCGGCGGCCATGAAGATCGCGGCCTATGCCCTGCTCGCGCCGATGATCGAAGAAGTGCGTCTGCTGGCGGCCAGCCTGCGGCGCAAGGCCGCCGAATTCCGCGATGTCCTGCACCTGGGCCGGACCTGCCTGCAGGACGCCCAACCCATGACGCTGGGCCAGCTCTTCGGTGGCTACACGGCGCTGGCCGAACGCCTGGCGGCGGAACTCGAGCGTGTCCGCGACGACCTGCGCGCGCTGCCCTTGGGCGGTACGGCGATCGGCACGGGTTTCGGCGCTCCCAAGGGCTATAAGGCCCGCGTATACGCCCATCTGGTCCAGCTCACCGAAGTGGACTTCCAGCCTGCGGGCGACGCCTTCGACGCCATGCAGAACCTGGACACATTCACGCGGGTCTCGGCCGAGCTGCGTACCTGCGCGACGTCGCTGGGCAAGATCGCATCCGACCTGATCCTGCTGTCTTCCGGCCCCAACGGCGGCCTGGCCGAACTGGAGCTGCCCGCCGTGCAGGCGGGGTCGTCGATCATGCCGGGCAAGATCAATCCGGTACTGCCCATGGCGATCGTGCAGATCGGCTTCGCGGTCACGGGCAACGACGTCTGTATTGCCCAGGCCAACCAGGCCGGGCAACTGGAGATCAATCATTTCGAGCCCGTCGTCGCCGACCGCCTGTACGACTCGATCCGGCTGCTGCGCAACGGCGTGCGCCTCTTCCGCGAGAAGTGCGTCGACGGCATCCGCGCCAACGTCGCGGCCAACGAACGGCATCTGCTGCAATCCACCGCCATCGCCACCGCGCTGATCCCGACCTTGGGCTACGCCAAGGTCAGCGCCATGGTGCGCCAGGCCACCGCAAAGCACCTGAACCTGCTGGACGTACTGCAACAACAGGGCCTGCTTGCCCGCGAGCAGGCCATCGCGCTCACCCGGGAGTCCACCGCCATCGACCGCTGA
- a CDS encoding transporter substrate-binding domain-containing protein — protein sequence MKKTFSILLAAAATAGILSAGQAHAQSAVLDRVKSTGVLRVGVKTDYRPFGFLDPSGKIVGLEPDLAADMAKRLDARLELVPVQTANRIEFLQQGRIDLMIATMSVNEQRRKVVGVIEPFYYAGGTGLLIRKNAGIKTWKDLDGKPICGTQGAYYNRGVAQKYGARIVAFPGNVEAQNALLTGSCIGFVQDSTLLASILASGDARWAEYEMPLPVEDITPWAIAVPLDERDKAYGDFARKTVADWHRSGLLISLEKKWGLPATGFLKDEQAKAKSQ from the coding sequence ATGAAGAAGACCTTTTCGATCCTGCTGGCCGCCGCGGCCACCGCGGGCATACTGAGCGCCGGCCAGGCGCATGCGCAAAGCGCGGTGCTTGACCGCGTCAAGAGCACGGGCGTGCTGCGCGTGGGCGTCAAGACCGACTACCGCCCCTTCGGCTTCCTCGACCCGAGCGGCAAGATCGTCGGCCTCGAGCCCGACCTGGCCGCGGACATGGCCAAGCGCCTGGACGCGCGCCTGGAGCTGGTGCCGGTACAGACCGCGAACCGCATCGAGTTCCTGCAGCAGGGCCGCATCGATCTGATGATTGCAACCATGTCTGTCAACGAGCAGCGGCGCAAGGTCGTCGGTGTCATAGAGCCCTTCTATTATGCCGGCGGAACCGGCCTGCTGATCCGCAAGAACGCGGGCATCAAGACGTGGAAAGACCTGGACGGAAAACCGATTTGCGGCACACAGGGCGCCTACTACAACCGCGGCGTCGCGCAGAAATACGGCGCGCGGATTGTCGCCTTTCCCGGCAATGTCGAAGCACAGAATGCCCTGTTGACCGGTTCTTGCATCGGCTTCGTGCAGGACAGCACGCTGCTGGCCTCGATCCTGGCAAGCGGCGATGCCAGATGGGCGGAATACGAAATGCCCCTGCCGGTGGAAGACATCACGCCCTGGGCGATCGCCGTACCGCTGGATGAGCGCGACAAGGCCTACGGCGACTTCGCCCGGAAGACCGTGGCCGACTGGCACCGCTCGGGCCTGCTGATTTCCCTTGAGAAGAAATGGGGGCTGCCGGCGACCGGCTTCCTGAAAGACGAGCAAGCCAAGGCGAAGTCGCAATGA
- a CDS encoding MmgE/PrpD family protein: protein MTAIRNEPTDLESRIARWVVGLSLADIPKPALAVARACITDGLGVMLAGSTTAVFAQSAMLPRLAGECCLADGSARVDARSAAQSNGAAGHALDFDDTCYAGIVHGTAAVLPAVLAAAQEADADGARLLEAFVAGVETEYALGLALTDSLYERGFWATATLGVIGAAAGAAKLLGLDARATANAIRLAANQPMGLRVTHGANAKPYLCGVAARTGVEAAYAARAGIAGQPGTFERPRGYAGALNGGVLDTRAIEMLGSRYALVDPGVAFKLRPMCSAMQAAVEAVIALRAEHDWTAAQVESVTCHGTPLVVASLPYRYPSQPSEAQFCMPFSIACTLLHGDVRIEHLNDATLADPILQRLMQRVQLLEDQALAPPGQACACPEAARVEIRLADGRCLSHTVLAAEGMPQRPASEHTMHEKFMACALYALAPEQARALWDFLQRLEHQPGVRRLLTRTPSARST from the coding sequence ATGACCGCTATCCGCAACGAGCCTACGGACTTGGAAAGCCGTATCGCCCGCTGGGTTGTCGGACTTTCGCTGGCGGATATCCCCAAGCCCGCACTGGCCGTCGCGCGTGCCTGCATAACCGATGGATTGGGGGTCATGCTGGCGGGCAGCACCACCGCCGTGTTCGCGCAAAGCGCGATGCTGCCCCGCCTGGCCGGCGAATGCTGCCTGGCCGACGGCTCTGCCCGGGTGGATGCCCGCTCGGCTGCGCAAAGCAACGGCGCCGCCGGGCACGCGCTGGATTTCGACGACACGTGCTATGCCGGCATCGTCCACGGCACCGCCGCGGTGCTGCCCGCCGTTCTGGCGGCAGCGCAAGAGGCCGATGCCGATGGCGCCCGGCTGCTGGAGGCATTCGTGGCCGGCGTCGAGACCGAGTATGCGCTGGGCCTGGCACTCACGGACAGCCTGTACGAGCGCGGCTTCTGGGCGACGGCAACACTGGGCGTCATTGGCGCCGCGGCCGGGGCGGCAAAACTGCTGGGGCTCGATGCCCGGGCAACGGCCAATGCCATCCGCCTGGCAGCCAACCAGCCGATGGGCCTGCGCGTCACGCACGGCGCAAACGCCAAACCCTACCTATGCGGCGTGGCGGCGCGCACCGGCGTGGAAGCCGCCTACGCGGCCCGGGCCGGCATCGCCGGCCAGCCGGGCACCTTCGAACGCCCGCGCGGCTATGCCGGCGCGCTCAACGGCGGCGTGCTCGACACTCGCGCCATCGAGATGCTGGGATCGCGCTACGCCTTGGTCGACCCGGGTGTCGCATTCAAGCTTCGCCCCATGTGCTCGGCCATGCAGGCCGCGGTCGAAGCCGTGATCGCGTTGCGCGCCGAGCACGACTGGACGGCCGCGCAGGTCGAATCCGTGACCTGCCATGGCACTCCGCTGGTGGTTGCCAGCCTGCCTTATCGCTATCCTTCCCAGCCCAGCGAAGCGCAGTTCTGCATGCCGTTCTCGATCGCTTGCACACTGCTGCACGGCGACGTGCGGATCGAACACTTGAACGACGCGACCTTGGCGGACCCCATCCTGCAGCGGCTGATGCAGCGCGTCCAGCTGCTGGAAGACCAGGCGCTGGCGCCGCCCGGACAAGCCTGCGCCTGCCCGGAAGCCGCCCGCGTCGAGATCCGCCTGGCCGATGGCCGTTGCCTGTCGCACACCGTCCTGGCCGCCGAGGGCATGCCGCAACGGCCCGCATCCGAACACACCATGCACGAGAAGTTCATGGCTTGCGCCCTTTATGCGCTGGCGCCTGAACAGGCCCGGGCGCTCTGGGATTTCTTGCAGCGCCTGGAGCACCAGCCCGGTGTCCGCCGGCTATTGACCCGTACGCCCAGCGCCAGGAGCACCTGA
- a CDS encoding amino acid ABC transporter permease encodes MDIAAFFSGLNDSQGINLSIFYDDYHRGLFLEGMLYTAWLSIASVAGSLLVGALGAYLQYSGGAWAQRLVNGYVHAFRNTPPLIQLYFFYFALGPTLNGLLPGMQPAVSNVTWAIVSLTLYAGAFNVEIFRAGIEAVPRSTIEAADALGMNDRQIFRRIVLPLSVRISLTGLTNNLVNLIKTTTNAFAIAVPEVLYASSQIWSESLNALEMMVVLLMFFMLVIGAFTWLMRMLERTIAVPGWGNA; translated from the coding sequence ATGGACATCGCAGCATTCTTTTCAGGCCTGAACGATTCGCAGGGCATCAATCTGTCGATCTTCTACGACGACTACCATCGCGGCCTCTTCCTCGAGGGCATGCTCTATACCGCATGGCTATCGATCGCCTCCGTTGCGGGCAGCCTGCTGGTCGGCGCGCTGGGCGCTTATCTGCAGTACTCGGGCGGCGCCTGGGCACAGCGGCTGGTCAACGGCTACGTGCACGCCTTTCGCAACACGCCGCCGCTGATCCAGCTGTACTTCTTCTATTTCGCACTCGGCCCTACGCTGAACGGGCTGCTGCCAGGCATGCAACCGGCGGTCAGCAACGTTACATGGGCCATTGTCTCTCTCACCCTGTATGCGGGCGCCTTCAACGTCGAGATCTTCCGCGCGGGCATCGAGGCCGTGCCGCGCTCCACCATCGAAGCCGCCGACGCGCTCGGCATGAACGACAGGCAGATCTTCAGGCGTATCGTCCTGCCCCTATCCGTTCGAATCAGCCTGACCGGCCTGACCAACAATCTGGTCAATCTCATCAAGACCACGACCAACGCCTTCGCCATCGCGGTACCCGAAGTGCTGTACGCCTCTTCCCAGATCTGGTCAGAAAGCCTGAACGCGCTTGAGATGATGGTAGTGCTGCTGATGTTCTTCATGCTTGTGATCGGAGCCTTCACATGGTTGATGAGAATGCTGGAGCGAACCATCGCCGTACCGGGATGGGGAAACGCATGA
- a CDS encoding amino acid ABC transporter permease, producing the protein MTLKHSIKRHRRPSGLASAAVLSLSLPLAAQASEAAEPGIAALAKWIPLLLKGFAVDVGISVAAMAIGTVLGALLGIGQVSQLSFMRRLSGWITQFFRNAPWLVLLFFCVLLLPYQIQLFGWSIPFPASVKGILGLMLPVMGNVSEIVRGGIQSLPSGQWEAANALAFSRGQTLRMIILPQAVKRMVPPWMNIYAVLMMATPLVSIVGVEDSVTVARAVLSAENSTALLMPVYGLLLVLFFAYCYPIARWTRRLEKRYAIA; encoded by the coding sequence ATGACACTGAAACACTCGATCAAGCGCCATCGCCGGCCATCCGGCCTGGCAAGCGCGGCAGTGCTGTCGTTGTCGCTGCCGCTGGCCGCGCAAGCCAGCGAGGCCGCCGAACCGGGCATCGCCGCGCTGGCCAAATGGATTCCCCTGCTCCTGAAAGGCTTCGCCGTGGATGTGGGCATCAGCGTGGCGGCCATGGCGATCGGCACCGTGCTGGGCGCCCTGCTCGGCATCGGGCAGGTCTCGCAACTTTCCTTCATGCGCAGGCTGTCCGGCTGGATCACGCAATTCTTTCGAAATGCGCCCTGGCTCGTGCTGCTGTTCTTCTGCGTGCTGCTGCTGCCTTACCAGATCCAGCTCTTCGGCTGGAGCATCCCGTTCCCCGCATCGGTCAAAGGCATTCTTGGCCTGATGCTGCCGGTAATGGGAAATGTCTCGGAGATCGTGCGCGGCGGCATCCAGTCGCTGCCGTCCGGCCAATGGGAAGCCGCCAACGCGCTGGCCTTCAGCCGCGGGCAGACCTTGCGCATGATCATCCTGCCACAAGCCGTCAAACGCATGGTGCCGCCCTGGATGAACATCTATGCGGTGCTGATGATGGCGACGCCGCTGGTTTCCATCGTGGGCGTGGAAGACAGCGTCACAGTGGCGCGGGCCGTGCTCTCGGCCGAAAACAGCACCGCCTTGCTGATGCCGGTGTATGGCCTGCTGCTGGTACTTTTCTTCGCCTACTGCTATCCGATTGCGCGCTGGACGCGCAGGCTCGAGAAGCGCTATGCGATCGCCTGA
- a CDS encoding amino acid ABC transporter ATP-binding protein, whose amino-acid sequence MTQNGQDAIVHIDGVKKAFGDNQVLRGVSMTVRKGEAVALIGPSGSGKSTLLRCINGLVAPDSGKILAAGHAVHALADNAKRIALRKDVCMVFQQYNLFPHMTVLQNIMLAPVEVLKQDPGEVRERAIALLAKVRLTGKENAYPGHLSGGQQQRVAIARALAMRPSVMLFDEVTAALDPETVKEVLHTIRDLVQEGMTCILVTHEMGFAREVAHQVYFTDKGLIVEHGAPGQFFDAPQDPRTREFLGHVL is encoded by the coding sequence ATGACCCAGAACGGCCAAGACGCAATCGTCCACATCGATGGCGTCAAGAAGGCATTCGGCGACAACCAGGTGCTGCGGGGCGTCTCGATGACCGTACGCAAGGGCGAGGCCGTCGCCCTGATCGGCCCGTCGGGCTCGGGGAAATCCACCTTGCTGCGTTGTATCAACGGGCTGGTGGCGCCCGACTCGGGGAAAATCCTGGCGGCCGGACACGCGGTGCATGCGCTGGCGGACAACGCGAAGCGCATCGCCCTGCGCAAGGACGTCTGCATGGTGTTCCAGCAGTACAACCTGTTCCCGCACATGACGGTGCTGCAGAACATCATGCTGGCCCCGGTCGAAGTGCTGAAGCAAGACCCCGGCGAAGTACGCGAACGGGCCATCGCGCTACTGGCCAAGGTCCGGCTGACGGGCAAGGAAAACGCCTACCCCGGCCACTTGTCGGGGGGCCAGCAACAGCGTGTGGCCATCGCCCGTGCGCTGGCCATGCGGCCCAGCGTGATGCTGTTCGACGAAGTCACCGCGGCGCTCGATCCCGAAACGGTCAAGGAAGTGCTGCACACCATCCGCGACCTTGTGCAAGAAGGCATGACATGCATCCTGGTCACCCACGAAATGGGGTTTGCACGCGAAGTCGCGCATCAGGTGTACTTCACCGATAAAGGCCTGATCGTCGAGCATGGCGCGCCGGGCCAGTTCTTCGATGCGCCGCAAGATCCGCGCACGCGCGAGTTTCTGGGGCACGTATTGTGA
- a CDS encoding prolyl-tRNA synthetase associated domain-containing protein, producing the protein MNADAAGARGSLLALLDTLDLAYRETTHEAVYTMAESAALNAALAGCRCKNLLVQNKKGTEHFLVVTTPDARVDLGELGRRLDVGRLSFCPPETMQALLGVAPGAASPFALAADSLGQVKLVMDALLESATHFLFHPMVNTATISIGKQDLLRFLAAIGHPAAFVEIPRRGA; encoded by the coding sequence GTGAATGCAGACGCCGCCGGGGCCCGCGGCTCGCTGTTGGCCCTGCTCGACACATTGGATCTGGCGTATCGGGAAACCACCCACGAAGCAGTCTACACAATGGCCGAGTCCGCGGCGCTGAATGCGGCGCTGGCCGGCTGCCGCTGCAAGAACCTGCTGGTGCAGAACAAGAAAGGCACCGAGCATTTCCTGGTTGTGACAACGCCCGATGCCAGGGTCGACCTGGGCGAACTGGGCCGGCGGCTCGACGTCGGGCGGCTGTCGTTCTGCCCGCCCGAGACCATGCAGGCTCTGCTGGGCGTTGCACCCGGCGCCGCCAGCCCTTTTGCACTGGCGGCTGACTCGCTTGGCCAGGTCAAGCTCGTCATGGACGCCTTGCTGGAATCGGCCACGCACTTTCTGTTCCACCCGATGGTCAATACCGCCACGATATCCATAGGCAAGCAAGACCTGCTGCGATTTCTGGCCGCCATCGGGCACCCCGCGGCCTTCGTCGAAATCCCGCGGCGCGGCGCCTGA
- a CDS encoding LysR family transcriptional regulator: MNFSFRQMRAFLAVARHASFTKAAEQLHISQAGLSAMVRDLETQLGCRLFERTTRTVRLTAAGLSLLPVAQRTVQDLGAAVAQLGALGAGGHDRLRVGVTPLIACSVIPDVLKRMHRLAPRLRVDVMDLDRSLIAARVESGDLDAGFGAFFTRVSGIRRQTVFPARLALAVPRVESDRRRSVRWQQIDRDSLIALPDENPIQRLVNQHLGVRGDAPGRVVTHLETVLALVEAGLGQAVVPSFAAVGSKRWKVRLVPIAPAAAVDYYCITRAGQGASDRIDAFARCFGEVATGYMA; encoded by the coding sequence ATGAATTTCTCTTTTCGCCAGATGCGCGCCTTTCTTGCGGTGGCGCGCCACGCCAGCTTTACCAAGGCGGCCGAGCAGCTGCATATTTCTCAGGCCGGGCTGAGCGCCATGGTGCGCGACCTGGAAACGCAACTGGGCTGCCGCCTGTTCGAGCGCACCACGCGCACCGTGCGCTTGACGGCGGCGGGGCTGAGCCTGCTGCCGGTGGCGCAGCGCACCGTGCAGGACCTGGGCGCGGCAGTGGCGCAACTGGGGGCGTTGGGCGCCGGCGGCCACGATCGCCTGCGTGTCGGCGTGACGCCGCTGATCGCCTGCAGCGTCATCCCGGACGTGCTCAAGCGCATGCACAGGCTGGCGCCGCGGCTGCGGGTGGATGTGATGGACCTGGACCGCAGCCTGATCGCCGCGCGGGTGGAAAGCGGCGACCTGGATGCCGGGTTCGGCGCGTTTTTTACGCGCGTGTCGGGCATCCGGCGGCAGACGGTGTTCCCGGCGCGGCTGGCGCTGGCGGTGCCGCGCGTGGAAAGCGACCGGCGCAGGTCGGTGCGCTGGCAGCAGATCGATCGCGACAGCCTCATCGCCTTGCCCGACGAGAACCCCATCCAGCGGCTGGTGAACCAGCACCTGGGCGTGCGGGGCGATGCGCCGGGGCGCGTCGTTACGCATCTGGAAACGGTGCTGGCCCTGGTCGAGGCGGGCCTGGGCCAGGCCGTGGTGCCGTCGTTCGCGGCGGTGGGCAGCAAGCGCTGGAAGGTAAGGCTGGTGCCGATCGCGCCGGCAGCGGCGGTGGATTACTACTGCATCACGCGGGCCGGGCAGGGCGCTTCGGATCGCATCGATGCGTTTGCCAGGTGCTTCGGGGAAGTGGCCACCGGATACATGGCGTGA
- a CDS encoding Bug family tripartite tricarboxylate transporter substrate binding protein produces the protein MSNLPAIPVALHAVFALAATAALALGPAVPAAAEGFPAKPITLVVPFPPGGPTDTSARLFSSVMAKKLGQPVIVENRAGAGGSVGTAAVTRDKADGYTLLWGGTSSIVVAPALYTNLQYDPVKSFTPIGMAVRGPLILVSRPELPAKDLRQLQTYANSHDLTVASAGTGSIGHLTAEMFKSESGAKMLHVPYRGGAPALTDVMGGQVDLLFDTVTLLTPQIRAGKLRAYAVTGSQRYSGLPDTPTVSEVIGKPFEAYSWFGLLAPAGTPAPAVQALTGALAAAAKDPEVIRQLSAQGLEPVGGTPQDFARTIRADLDKWTGVVRSAGVKPQ, from the coding sequence ATGTCGAACCTACCCGCAATTCCCGTGGCGCTGCACGCCGTATTCGCGCTGGCGGCCACCGCCGCGCTGGCCCTGGGGCCAGCCGTTCCTGCGGCCGCCGAAGGCTTTCCCGCCAAACCCATCACCCTGGTCGTGCCCTTCCCGCCGGGCGGCCCCACCGATACCAGCGCGCGCCTGTTCAGCAGCGTCATGGCCAAGAAACTGGGCCAGCCGGTCATCGTGGAAAACCGCGCCGGCGCCGGCGGCAGTGTCGGCACCGCCGCGGTCACGCGCGACAAGGCCGACGGCTACACGCTGCTGTGGGGCGGCACCAGCAGCATCGTGGTGGCGCCCGCCCTGTACACCAACTTGCAGTACGACCCTGTCAAATCGTTCACTCCCATCGGCATGGCCGTGCGCGGCCCGCTGATCCTGGTCAGCCGCCCCGAGCTGCCGGCCAAAGACCTGCGCCAGCTGCAAACCTACGCCAACAGCCACGACCTGACGGTCGCTTCGGCCGGCACCGGCTCCATCGGCCACCTGACGGCCGAAATGTTCAAGAGCGAGTCCGGCGCCAAGATGCTGCACGTGCCCTACCGCGGCGGCGCGCCGGCGCTTACCGATGTCATGGGCGGCCAGGTCGACCTGCTGTTCGACACCGTCACCCTGCTGACCCCGCAGATCCGCGCCGGCAAGCTGCGCGCCTACGCCGTCACCGGCAGCCAGCGCTACAGCGGCCTGCCCGACACGCCCACCGTCTCGGAAGTGATCGGCAAGCCTTTCGAGGCCTATTCCTGGTTTGGCCTGCTGGCGCCCGCCGGCACCCCGGCCCCCGCCGTGCAGGCGCTGACCGGCGCCCTGGCCGCCGCCGCCAAAGACCCCGAGGTCATCAGGCAGCTCAGCGCGCAGGGCCTGGAGCCCGTGGGCGGCACGCCGCAGGACTTCGCCCGGACGATTCGCGCCGATCTCGACAAATGGACCGGCGTGGTCCGCAGCGCCGGCGTCAAGCCGCAGTAA